One segment of Alnus glutinosa chromosome 2, dhAlnGlut1.1, whole genome shotgun sequence DNA contains the following:
- the LOC133859941 gene encoding probable inactive receptor kinase At2g26730, with amino-acid sequence MTWDIGIFSLFHNPNHFNHDHIYSSKFSKQGHSLDTMNRVSIWVIFISLFLLLHKTNSVEEVVRNSLISFLTKLSNYNGQPDLILGWNSSLDPCKDNWHGVRCNRFNISVTKLVLDRLNLSGTLDATSLCGGRLAASLTALFLGGNNIGGEIPAEISKCKQLAFIEVSGNQFYGNLPSSLAMLGNLKRLDISNNKFSGNLPELSRISGLTMFLAQNNQLSGEIPKFDFSNLDQFNVSNNNFSGLIPDGGSSFPASSFLGNPGLCGDPLPNKCSSLPVTVGNESKGVSKDQILMYSGYGALALIFLMFIIFKLYKRKKREERVEAAKKVAAIDDDSMSISKHMTASSEYKSGVSRSEYMEISAESQMVSTSLIVLESPVVNGLKFEDLLSAPAELLGRGKHGTLYKVMFENGIILVVKRIKDWAISSTEFKQRMQRMGQVKHPNVLPALAFYCSTDEKLLVYEYQPNGSLFGLLHGTTMSQAFDWTSRIGVAASISEALAFMHQELKDDGIAHGNLKSSNILMNKNMEPFISEYGLMSVDSQYGSSLTGSRAPRAFKGDIYGLGVILLELLTGKMAQNNGVGLADWVLSVVREEWTAEVFDKSLISEGASEERLLNLLQVAIKCVNNPPDARPSINQVATMINTLKDEEDRSMSFEQ; translated from the exons ATGACCTGGGACATTGGAATTTTCTCCTTGTTCCACAATCCCAACCATTTCAACCATGACCATATTTACAGCTCCAAGTTTTCCAAACAAGGCCATTCTCTAGACACAATGAATCGAGTTTCCATCTGGGTGATCTTCATTTCCTTGTTTCTCCTCCTCCACAAGACAAATTCTGTAGAGGAGGTGGTCAGAAACTCACTTATAAGCTTTCTTACAAAACTCTCTAACTATAATGGCCAACCTGATCTCATTTTAGGCTGGAACTCAAGCCTTGATCCTTGCAAGGACAACTGGCATGGTGTTCGCTGCAATCGTTTTAATATTTCTGTGACAAAGTTAGTTCTTGACAGGCTAAATCTCAGTGGAACTCTTGATGCCACTTCTCTTTGTGGCGGGCGGCTTGCTGCATCTCTTACTGCTCTTTTTCTTGGTGGCAACAACATTGGTGGAGAAATCCCAGCTGAGATTTCAAAATGCAAGCAACTCGCTTTCATAGAAGTAAGCGGAAACCAATTCTATGGAAACCTTCCCAGCTCGCTTGCCATGTTAGGTAATCTGAAAAGACTTGATATTTCAAACAACAAGTTCTCTGGTAACTTGCCAGAGTTGTCCAGGATTTCAGGTCTGACAATGTTCCTCGCTCAAAACAACCAGCTGAGCGGGGAGATACCCAAGTTTGACTTCTCCAATCTTGACCAATTCAACGTTTCCAACAACAACTTCAGCGGCCTTATTCCAGACGGTGGCAGCAGTTTCCCTGCAAGCAGCTTCTTGGGAAATCCTGGACTATGTGGAGATCCATTGCCAAATAAATGTTCATCTCTCCCAGTGACAGTGGGTAACGAGTCAAAGGGTGTCTCAAAAGATCAGATTCTTATGTACTCAGGCTATGGTGCATTGGCCTTGATTTTTCTCATGTTCATTATTTTCAAGctgtacaaaagaaaaaagagagaagagagggtTGAGGCGGCAAAGAAGGTGGCAGCAATTGATGATGATAGTATGAGTATCAGCAAGCATATGACTGCATCAAGTGAGTACAAATCAGGTGTGAGCAGGTCAGAATATATGGAAATTTCAGCTGAAAGTCAGATGGTTTCCACCTCGCTGATTGTCCTTGAGAGCCCTGTGGTCAATGGACTGAAATTTGAGGACTTGCTCAGTGCTCCAGCAGAGTTGCTTGGAAGAGGAAAGCATGGTACCCTTTATAAGGTCATGTTTGAGAATGGGATAATCCTGGTCGTCAAAAGGATTAAGGATTGGGCAATCTCAAGCACTGAGTTTAAGCAGAGGATGCAGAGGATGGGCCAAGTGAAGCATCCAAATGTTCTGCCAGCTCTTGCCTTTTATTGTTCCACGGATGAGAAGCTTTTGGTCTATGAATATCAGCCCAATGGAAGTCTATTCGGGCTTCTCCACG GAACCACCATGAGCCAAGCATTTGATTGGACAAGCAGAATTGGTGTTGCAGCAAGCATTTCTGAGGCATTAGCCTTCATGCATCAGGAACTAAAAGACGATGGGATTGCTCATGGTAACTTGAAATCCAGCAACATCTTGATGAATAAGAATATGGAGCCTTTCATTAGTGAATATGGTCTTATGTCTGTGGACAGTCAATATGGCTCATCTCTTACTGGGAGCAGAGCACCTAGAGCCTTCAAAGGGGACATTTATGGACTTGGTGTCATTCTTCTCGAGCTACTTACTGGAAAGATGGCGCAGAACAATGGAGTTGGCCTGGCAGATTGGGTTCTCTCAGTTGTTCGAGAGGAGTGGACTGCTGAAGTCTTTGACAAGTCCCTAATTTCAGAAGGCGCAAGTGAGGAGAGGCTGCTAAACTTGCTGCAGGTGGCCATTAAATGTGTTAACAATCCGCCTGACGCAAGGCCAAGCATAAACCAAGTTGCTACCATGATTAACACactaaaagatgaagaagatagATCCATGTCTTTTGAACAATGA